A DNA window from Actinokineospora baliensis contains the following coding sequences:
- a CDS encoding phosphoribosylanthranilate isomerase encodes MFVKVCGLRTPEDVDTAVSAGADAIGFVFAASPRQVTVEQARSLAARVPAHVLTVGVFLGVPADEAGRTTLDAGLGAVQLHGDYPRSAFDAVAGLPLKVIRAVSTAQTTDLDSWGADLLLLDSPVAGSGERWDTSTVDGVVGPWLLAGGLTPTNVAEAIARTHPHGVDVSSGVESRRGVKDPALIRAFLAAVRDASPHESV; translated from the coding sequence ATGTTCGTGAAGGTCTGCGGCTTGCGCACCCCCGAGGACGTCGACACCGCGGTCTCGGCGGGCGCCGACGCGATCGGTTTCGTCTTCGCCGCCAGCCCCCGCCAGGTCACCGTCGAGCAGGCCAGGTCCCTGGCCGCCAGAGTCCCCGCCCACGTCCTGACGGTCGGCGTCTTCCTCGGTGTGCCCGCGGACGAAGCGGGGCGCACGACGCTGGACGCCGGGCTCGGCGCGGTGCAACTGCACGGCGACTACCCGCGCTCGGCGTTCGACGCGGTGGCGGGCCTGCCCCTCAAGGTGATCCGGGCCGTCTCCACCGCCCAGACCACCGACCTCGACTCCTGGGGCGCCGACCTGCTCCTGCTCGACTCGCCCGTCGCCGGGTCCGGCGAACGCTGGGACACGTCCACTGTGGACGGTGTGGTCGGCCCGTGGCTCCTCGCGGGCGGCCTGACCCCCACCAACGTCGCCGAAGCGATCGCCCGCACTCACCCCCACGGCGTGGACGTCTCCAGCGGCGTCGAATCACGCCGAGGCGTCAAGGACCCGGCCCTGATCCGCGCTTTCCTAGCGGCGGTGCGCGACGCGAGCCCGCACGAGTCGGTCTGA
- a CDS encoding rhodanese-like domain-containing protein — protein MSAVDDQLAAARADLTRLTPEAAHALQTSGEALLVDIRPIANRGDEGEIPGALPIERIHLEWRLDPAGDHRIDGFTPNTTVVVLCNEGYASSFAARDLKRLGLPRATDLIGGYRAWQAAGLPTQPGGTPAIP, from the coding sequence ATGAGCGCCGTCGACGACCAACTGGCCGCCGCCCGCGCCGACCTGACCCGGCTGACCCCCGAGGCCGCCCACGCCCTGCAGACCAGCGGCGAAGCGCTGCTGGTCGACATCCGCCCCATAGCCAACCGCGGCGACGAAGGCGAGATCCCCGGCGCGCTGCCCATCGAGCGCATCCACCTGGAATGGCGCCTCGACCCCGCGGGCGACCACCGCATCGACGGCTTCACCCCCAACACCACGGTCGTCGTCCTGTGCAACGAGGGCTACGCCTCCAGCTTCGCCGCCCGAGACCTCAAACGCCTGGGTCTGCCCCGAGCCACCGACCTCATCGGCGGCTACCGAGCCTGGCAAGCGGCGGGCCTACCCACCCAACCCGGCGGAACCCCCGCCATCCCCTGA
- a CDS encoding acyltransferase — protein sequence MTSMWGSPVVSRLRFWGRRDPEQARFLTVDSLRWVLRNRAYTPWYLVRYWRLLKFRLANPHVVLRGMVFLGKDVEIHARPGYGRLEIGRWVHIGDGNAIRCHEGSLRIGDKAVFGRQNVVNCYLDIEIGSAALVADWVYVCDFDHVTADINQPIKDQGIVKSPVRIGPDTWLCTKVTVTKGTRIGRGSVIGAHAVVRGDIPDYAVAAGIPAKVVRDRRAAYDADAERRAAVEDMARKAAKALRKTLES from the coding sequence ATGACGTCCATGTGGGGTTCGCCGGTGGTGAGCCGCTTGCGGTTCTGGGGGCGGCGGGATCCGGAGCAGGCCCGGTTCCTCACCGTGGACTCCCTCCGCTGGGTGCTGCGCAACCGCGCCTACACGCCCTGGTACCTCGTGCGGTACTGGCGCCTGCTCAAGTTCCGGCTCGCCAACCCGCACGTCGTCCTGCGCGGGATGGTGTTCCTCGGCAAGGACGTGGAGATCCACGCGCGCCCGGGGTACGGCCGCCTGGAGATCGGGCGGTGGGTGCACATCGGCGACGGGAACGCGATCCGGTGCCACGAGGGGTCGTTGCGGATCGGGGACAAGGCGGTGTTCGGGCGGCAGAACGTCGTCAACTGCTACCTCGACATCGAGATCGGGTCGGCGGCGCTGGTCGCGGACTGGGTGTACGTGTGCGACTTCGACCACGTCACCGCCGACATCAACCAGCCGATCAAGGACCAGGGCATCGTGAAGTCGCCGGTGCGCATCGGGCCGGACACCTGGTTGTGCACCAAGGTCACCGTGACCAAGGGGACCCGGATCGGTCGCGGCAGCGTCATCGGCGCGCACGCGGTCGTGCGCGGTGACATCCCCGACTACGCCGTCGCGGCGGGTATTCCCGCGAAGGTCGTGCGTGATCGGCGGGCCGCCTATGACGCGGATGCCGAGCGGCGGGCGGCGGTCGAGGACATGGCGCGTAAGGCGGCCAAGGCGTTGCGTAAGACGTTGGAGTCGTAG
- the glgX gene encoding glycogen debranching protein GlgX, with the protein MPHSAPRPGSPFPLGAHPEAGGVRFAVASSVADGVELCLVAEDEDGQQTEQRVELTERTFGIWHGVVPGVTPGQRYGYRVHGPYDPRRGLRCNPHKLLVDPYARRITAAVPDLGATRGYRGDPMTGGASRTDSLGAVPLSVVTSPGGPDTGRRPDVPFEETVVYELHVKGFTKLHPDVPKNLRGTYLGLAHPAVIEHLVRLGVTAVELLPVHTHADEPMLLRSGRHNYWGYSTLGYLSPHAGYASRAGHEVEEFRTMVAALHAVGIEVILDVVYNHTCEGGVAGPTLSFRGFDAPAYYAIDGEGRDIDITGCGNTLDPGSPTVVRLVVDSMRYFAAELGVDGFRLDLASAMGRPHAGSFDAGSTLLTAITTDPVLANRKLIAEPWDATGEGYRVGGFGPQWTEWNGRFRDGARDFWRGATGLRDLAYRLSGSSDLYAGRRPWASINFVTAHDGFTLRDLVSYDHKHNHENGEHGADGTNDNRSWNCGVEGETGDPAVLALRDRQARNLLATLLLSTGTPMLVAGDERWRTQHGNNNAYCLDNQTSWVDWSADKKADDLLAFTRRLIALRADSPALRQPQFFDGRPTRSGEPDLVWFRPDGEPMVEQDWFDESRRTLGMWIDGSECLSRDRDGELVADDSWLLLLHSGADPVEVVLPSDRYGRRYIPVLDSGTARGVPLEVEPLPPGKRVTLPGRTALLLRAPRISQ; encoded by the coding sequence GTGCCGCACTCAGCTCCACGCCCAGGAAGCCCGTTCCCGCTCGGTGCCCACCCCGAGGCGGGTGGGGTGCGCTTCGCCGTCGCCTCGTCGGTGGCCGACGGCGTCGAGCTGTGCCTGGTCGCCGAGGACGAGGACGGGCAGCAGACCGAGCAACGGGTCGAGCTGACCGAGCGCACCTTCGGGATCTGGCACGGCGTCGTCCCCGGCGTCACCCCCGGCCAGCGCTACGGCTACCGGGTGCACGGCCCGTACGACCCGCGCCGGGGCCTGCGCTGCAACCCGCACAAGCTGCTGGTCGACCCCTACGCGCGCCGGATCACCGCGGCCGTGCCGGACCTGGGCGCCACCCGGGGCTACCGGGGCGACCCGATGACCGGCGGCGCCTCCCGGACCGACTCCCTGGGCGCGGTACCGCTGTCGGTGGTCACCTCCCCCGGCGGGCCGGACACCGGCAGGCGCCCTGACGTGCCGTTCGAGGAGACGGTCGTCTACGAGCTGCACGTCAAGGGCTTCACGAAGCTGCACCCGGACGTGCCCAAGAACCTGCGCGGCACCTACCTGGGCTTGGCCCACCCGGCGGTGATCGAGCACCTGGTGCGGCTGGGCGTCACGGCGGTGGAGCTGCTGCCGGTGCACACCCACGCCGACGAGCCGATGCTGCTGCGGTCCGGCAGGCACAACTACTGGGGCTACTCCACGTTGGGCTACCTCTCGCCGCACGCCGGGTACGCGAGCCGGGCCGGGCACGAGGTGGAGGAGTTCCGCACGATGGTGGCCGCGCTGCACGCGGTCGGCATCGAGGTGATCCTCGACGTCGTCTACAACCACACGTGCGAAGGCGGGGTCGCGGGGCCGACCCTGTCGTTCCGCGGCTTCGACGCCCCCGCGTACTACGCCATCGACGGCGAGGGGCGCGACATCGACATCACCGGCTGCGGCAACACCCTCGACCCGGGCTCCCCCACCGTGGTGCGGCTGGTGGTCGACTCGATGCGCTACTTCGCGGCCGAACTGGGGGTCGACGGGTTCCGGCTCGACCTCGCCAGCGCGATGGGCCGTCCGCACGCGGGCTCGTTCGACGCGGGGTCGACCCTGCTGACGGCGATCACGACCGACCCGGTGCTGGCCAACCGCAAGCTGATCGCCGAGCCGTGGGACGCCACCGGCGAGGGCTACCGGGTGGGCGGCTTCGGTCCACAGTGGACCGAGTGGAACGGCCGGTTCCGCGACGGCGCCCGCGACTTCTGGCGCGGCGCGACCGGCCTGCGCGACCTCGCGTACCGCCTGTCGGGTTCCTCGGACCTCTACGCGGGCAGGCGGCCGTGGGCGTCCATCAACTTCGTCACCGCGCACGACGGGTTCACGTTGCGGGACCTGGTCTCTTACGACCACAAGCACAACCACGAGAACGGCGAACACGGCGCGGACGGCACCAACGACAACCGCTCGTGGAACTGCGGTGTCGAGGGTGAGACCGGTGACCCCGCCGTGCTCGCCCTGCGCGACCGGCAAGCCCGCAACCTGCTCGCGACGCTGCTGCTGTCCACGGGCACGCCGATGCTGGTGGCCGGGGACGAGCGGTGGCGCACCCAGCACGGCAACAACAACGCGTACTGCCTGGACAACCAGACCTCCTGGGTGGACTGGAGCGCGGACAAGAAGGCCGACGACCTGCTGGCGTTCACCCGCAGGCTGATCGCGCTGCGCGCCGACTCCCCCGCCCTGCGCCAGCCGCAGTTCTTCGACGGCCGCCCCACCCGCTCCGGCGAGCCCGACCTGGTGTGGTTCCGGCCCGACGGCGAGCCGATGGTCGAACAGGACTGGTTCGACGAGTCGCGCCGCACGCTCGGGATGTGGATCGACGGCTCCGAGTGCCTCTCCCGCGACCGCGACGGCGAACTGGTCGCCGACGACTCGTGGCTGCTGCTGCTGCACTCGGGCGCGGACCCGGTGGAGGTGGTGCTGCCGTCGGACCGGTACGGCCGCCGCTACATCCCGGTGCTGGACTCCGGCACCGCCCGCGGGGTGCCGCTCGAGGTCGAGCCGCTGCCGCCCGGCAAGCGGGTGACCCTGCCGGGGCGGACCGCGCTCCTACTACGGGCGCCCCGGATCAGCCAGTAG
- a CDS encoding WXG100 family type VII secretion target: MSSGYTVNTTSLAIRVGELRALAEEVEVAANRLSGSAGDLGPGDLAPAAREVADQWRDDLGSMRDKIDKIADNVRSAVANYEQVEQGGADRMRFAVSDAVAEAQLNALRGGAASQQARLNSLTTDTNPGG; the protein is encoded by the coding sequence ATGTCATCGGGGTACACGGTCAACACCACCAGCCTGGCCATCCGGGTCGGTGAGCTGCGCGCACTGGCCGAGGAGGTCGAGGTGGCGGCGAACCGGCTGTCGGGCTCGGCGGGTGATCTCGGGCCCGGCGACCTCGCCCCGGCGGCCAGGGAGGTGGCCGACCAGTGGCGCGACGACCTGGGCAGCATGCGGGACAAGATCGACAAGATCGCGGACAACGTGCGGTCCGCGGTCGCCAACTACGAGCAGGTCGAGCAGGGCGGGGCGGACCGGATGCGGTTCGCGGTCAGCGACGCGGTCGCCGAGGCCCAGCTCAACGCCCTGCGCGGGGGCGCGGCGAGCCAACAGGCGCGGCTCAACAGCCTGACGACCGACACGAACCCCGGAGGCTGA
- a CDS encoding enoyl-CoA hydratase/isomerase family protein: protein MGEFVALEVEDGIGTIRLNRPPMNAINRQLQAELREAAQEAGTRADVRAVIVYGGPKVFAAGADVKEFAEMSYTDIADYAPELSASVTAVARLPKPTVAAITGYALGGGYELALACDRRIAGDNAKVGQPEVLLGLIPGAGGTQRLARLIGPSRAKDIVYTGRFVEAGEALAIGMVDEVVAPDDVYEAAKRWAGQFRHAAPRALAAAKAAIDTGLDTDLTSGLAAETNLFAALFATEDRTTGLRSFLENGPGKARFDGR, encoded by the coding sequence GTGGGTGAGTTCGTAGCGCTTGAGGTCGAGGACGGCATCGGCACCATCCGGTTGAACCGGCCGCCGATGAACGCGATCAACCGCCAGTTGCAGGCCGAGCTGCGGGAGGCGGCCCAGGAGGCGGGCACCAGGGCCGACGTGCGGGCGGTGATCGTCTACGGCGGCCCCAAGGTGTTCGCGGCTGGCGCGGACGTCAAGGAGTTCGCCGAGATGTCCTACACCGACATCGCCGACTACGCCCCCGAACTCAGCGCCTCGGTCACCGCCGTGGCCCGCCTGCCCAAGCCGACCGTCGCAGCCATCACCGGCTACGCCCTCGGCGGCGGCTACGAGCTCGCCCTCGCCTGCGACCGCCGCATCGCCGGTGACAACGCCAAGGTCGGCCAGCCCGAGGTCCTGCTCGGCCTGATCCCCGGCGCGGGCGGCACCCAGCGGCTGGCCAGGCTGATCGGCCCCAGCCGCGCCAAGGACATCGTCTACACCGGACGGTTCGTCGAGGCGGGTGAGGCACTGGCGATCGGCATGGTCGACGAGGTCGTGGCCCCCGACGACGTGTACGAGGCGGCCAAGCGCTGGGCGGGCCAGTTCCGCCACGCCGCGCCCCGCGCGCTCGCCGCAGCCAAGGCCGCCATCGACACCGGCCTCGACACCGACCTGACCAGCGGTCTCGCGGCGGAGACGAACCTGTTCGCGGCGCTGTTCGCCACCGAGGACCGCACCACGGGACTGCGCTCGTTCCTGGAGAACGGCCCGGGGAAGGCGCGCTTCGATGGCCGCTGA
- a CDS encoding cysteine dioxygenase — MTAPTLAPEVHPRFDRAELHELIAPRDPLWTPRELRELTSTVTADFQDRLVEVVRFASPQRWWTRLALTDEVELWLLSWLPGQGTAPHDHGGAAGAFTVLFGEVAETYRYPSGPIREHRHPVGTSIGFGQGRAHQVRNLGQVKAATVHAYSPPLVPTREYSTLREVPDEIPALPLPRFAR, encoded by the coding sequence ATGACCGCACCGACACTGGCCCCAGAGGTCCACCCGCGCTTCGACCGCGCGGAACTGCACGAGCTGATCGCGCCGCGGGATCCGCTGTGGACACCGAGGGAGCTGCGCGAGCTGACCTCGACGGTGACCGCCGACTTCCAGGACCGGCTGGTGGAGGTGGTCCGCTTCGCCAGCCCCCAGCGCTGGTGGACCCGCCTGGCGCTGACCGACGAGGTGGAGCTGTGGCTGCTGTCGTGGCTGCCCGGCCAGGGCACCGCCCCGCACGACCACGGCGGCGCGGCTGGCGCGTTCACCGTGCTGTTCGGCGAGGTCGCCGAGACCTACCGGTACCCGTCCGGCCCGATCCGCGAGCACCGGCACCCGGTCGGGACCTCGATCGGGTTCGGCCAGGGCCGGGCGCACCAGGTGCGCAACCTGGGCCAGGTGAAGGCCGCGACCGTGCACGCCTACTCGCCGCCGCTGGTCCCGACCCGCGAATACAGCACCCTGCGCGAGGTCCCCGACGAGATCCCCGCCCTCCCCCTGCCCCGGTTCGCCCGATGA
- a CDS encoding ABC transporter ATP-binding protein, with protein MAAVTSRTQADPGPDSTPEDLDDLVLHMAGVGVRRGTADLLKDLDWRVELDERWVVLGSNGAGKTTLLRLAGAELHPSTGVVHVLGERIGRVNVFELRTRIGFATAALAGRVPAEEKVRDVVVSAGYAVLGRWREEYDQLDTGRADDLLKSMGIAGLGDRTFGTLSEGERKRTLIARALMTDPELLLLDEPAAGLDLGGREDLVARLTDLALDPDAPATVLVTHHVEEIPPGFTHLLLLSGGGVVAQGLIDDVLTSDNLSAAFGQSLELERSGDRFFARRRA; from the coding sequence ATGGCGGCCGTGACCTCGCGGACTCAGGCCGACCCCGGACCCGACAGCACACCGGAAGACCTCGACGACCTCGTCCTGCACATGGCGGGCGTCGGGGTGCGGCGCGGCACCGCTGACCTGCTCAAGGACCTCGACTGGCGCGTCGAACTCGACGAGCGCTGGGTGGTCCTGGGCAGCAACGGTGCTGGCAAGACGACCCTGTTGCGGCTGGCCGGGGCCGAACTGCACCCCAGCACCGGCGTCGTGCACGTGCTCGGCGAGCGGATCGGCCGGGTCAACGTGTTCGAGCTGCGCACCCGCATCGGCTTCGCCACCGCCGCGCTCGCGGGCCGGGTGCCCGCCGAGGAGAAGGTGCGCGACGTCGTCGTCAGCGCCGGGTACGCCGTGCTCGGCCGCTGGCGCGAGGAGTACGACCAGCTCGACACCGGCCGCGCCGACGACCTGCTCAAGTCCATGGGCATCGCCGGGCTCGGCGACCGCACCTTCGGCACCCTGTCCGAGGGCGAGCGCAAGCGCACCCTGATCGCCCGCGCGCTGATGACCGACCCCGAGCTGCTGCTGCTCGACGAGCCCGCCGCGGGCCTCGACCTCGGTGGCCGCGAGGACCTGGTGGCCAGGCTGACCGACCTCGCGCTCGACCCGGACGCCCCCGCCACCGTGCTGGTCACCCACCACGTCGAGGAGATCCCGCCCGGGTTCACCCACCTGCTGCTGCTCTCCGGCGGCGGCGTGGTCGCCCAGGGGCTGATCGACGACGTGCTCACCAGCGACAACCTCTCGGCCGCGTTCGGCCAGTCGCTCGAGCTCGAGCGCTCCGGCGACCGGTTCTTCGCCCGCCGCCGGGCCTGA
- a CDS encoding class I SAM-dependent methyltransferase, translated as MAADPTPNPHATAEEVQAAFADPKLANVLYHDWEAGTYDEKWSISYDERCIDYATGRFRAIAGEGGWPYETAMELGSGTGFFLLNLMQGGVIKKGSVTDLSPGMVEVALRNAKALGLDVDGRVADAERLPYDDNTFDLVVGHAVLHHIPDLPTAFREVNRVLKPGGRFVFAGEPTKIGDRYARKLGQATWWLTTNLTKLGPLRTWRRPQEELDESSRAAALEAVVDLHTFDPAELETTARSAGLTEVRAATEELTAALFGWPVRTFEAAVPREKLGFGWAMFAFRTWQRLSWLDDKVLRPLLPRSLFYNVMITGRKHP; from the coding sequence ATGGCCGCTGACCCCACCCCGAACCCGCACGCCACCGCCGAAGAGGTCCAGGCCGCCTTCGCCGACCCGAAGCTCGCCAACGTCCTCTACCACGACTGGGAGGCGGGCACCTACGACGAGAAGTGGTCCATCTCCTACGACGAGCGCTGCATCGACTACGCCACCGGCCGCTTCCGCGCCATCGCGGGCGAGGGCGGCTGGCCCTACGAGACGGCGATGGAACTCGGCAGCGGCACCGGCTTCTTCCTGCTCAACCTGATGCAGGGCGGCGTCATCAAGAAGGGCTCGGTCACCGACCTCTCACCCGGCATGGTCGAGGTGGCCCTGCGCAACGCCAAAGCCCTCGGCCTCGACGTCGACGGCCGGGTGGCCGACGCCGAACGCCTCCCGTACGACGACAACACCTTCGACCTGGTCGTCGGGCACGCGGTCCTGCACCACATCCCGGACCTGCCCACCGCGTTCCGCGAGGTCAACCGGGTCCTCAAACCGGGCGGCCGGTTCGTCTTCGCGGGCGAACCCACCAAGATCGGCGACCGCTACGCCCGCAAACTAGGCCAGGCGACGTGGTGGCTGACCACCAACCTGACCAAACTGGGCCCACTGCGCACCTGGCGCCGACCGCAGGAGGAACTGGACGAGTCCTCCCGCGCCGCCGCCCTGGAGGCCGTGGTCGACCTGCACACCTTCGACCCCGCGGAGTTGGAGACCACCGCCAGGTCGGCGGGCCTGACCGAGGTCCGCGCGGCCACCGAGGAGCTGACGGCAGCCCTGTTCGGCTGGCCCGTCCGCACCTTCGAAGCAGCCGTCCCCCGGGAGAAACTCGGCTTCGGCTGGGCCATGTTCGCCTTCCGAACCTGGCAACGCCTCTCCTGGCTCGACGACAAGGTCCTGCGCCCCCTGCTCCCCCGCTCCCTCTTCTACAACGTCATGATCACCGGCCGAAAGCACCCCTGA